A stretch of [Clostridium] scindens DNA encodes these proteins:
- a CDS encoding DUF3592 domain-containing protein: MTPENLAILIIGGLGALLLVIGIGIAAAQKSKIRHCTKMTAGRVIRHRYRGDGRVNPMIEYEVEGQMYTVARKFRGIITKTRISPGKLYEDSGAYVTEKDYLYIPRSAVTNIRQMAQDLWPIGSSINVYYNPLRPQEAHAEKIPAQPPAETRVFAGAGIGLMILSFIIAFFIAS; this comes from the coding sequence ATGACGCCTGAGAATTTAGCGATTCTTATCATAGGCGGTCTGGGAGCCTTGCTGCTGGTGATCGGAATCGGGATAGCGGCGGCCCAAAAAAGCAAGATCCGTCATTGTACAAAGATGACAGCCGGGCGGGTGATCAGGCATCGATATCGTGGCGACGGACGGGTGAATCCTATGATAGAATACGAAGTAGAGGGGCAGATGTACACGGTGGCCCGGAAGTTTCGAGGAATCATCACGAAGACCAGGATATCCCCAGGGAAACTATACGAAGATAGTGGCGCATACGTGACGGAAAAGGATTATCTGTATATTCCCAGGAGCGCCGTGACGAATATAAGGCAGATGGCGCAAGACCTATGGCCGATAGGAAGCAGCATTAACGTCTATTACAATCCTCTGCGGCCCCAAGAAGCCCACGCCGAAAAAATACCGGCACAGCCGCCGGCAGAAACACGCGTTTTTGCTGGCGCCGGCATCGGGCTTATGATACTTTCCTTTATAATCGCTTTTTTCATTGCATCATAG
- a CDS encoding 2-isopropylmalate synthase, which produces MEDRKVYLDKHSNLLQLEEHMYPLVDVEKPNIFRNLFHYDEIPKIAFNDRIVPHSMPDEIWITDTTFRDGQQSRAPYSTKQIVEIYDYLHRLGGPNGKIRQCEFFLYSKKDRDAVYKCMEKGYDFPEITSWIRASKKDFQLVKDIGLKETGILVSCSDYHIFFKMKMTRLEAMNHYLSVVRECLETGISPRCHLEDITRADIYGFVIPFCLELMNLMNEYKIPVKIRVCDTMGYGVNYPGAVIPRSIPGIIYGLRIHAGVPSELIEFHGHNDFYKAVSNSTTAWLYGASGINCSLFGIGERTGNTPLEAMVFEYAQIRGTLDGMDTRVITELAEYYEKEIGYKVPAQTPFVGKNFNVTKAGIHADGLLKNEEIYNIFDTDKFLNRPPMVAVSNTSGLAGIAHWINTYFKLPEEKAVDKNSELVKKVKEWVDAEYESGRVTSLTDEELLKVIHETCQELGII; this is translated from the coding sequence ATGGAAGATAGGAAAGTGTATCTGGATAAACATTCGAACCTGCTGCAGCTGGAAGAGCATATGTACCCCTTGGTGGATGTTGAAAAACCCAACATCTTCCGCAACCTTTTCCACTATGACGAGATCCCCAAGATCGCGTTCAATGACCGTATAGTGCCTCACAGCATGCCGGACGAGATCTGGATCACGGATACGACTTTCCGTGACGGACAGCAGTCCAGAGCGCCTTACAGCACGAAGCAGATCGTGGAGATCTACGATTATCTCCACCGTCTTGGAGGCCCGAATGGGAAGATCCGCCAGTGCGAGTTCTTCCTGTATAGTAAAAAGGACCGCGATGCCGTTTATAAATGTATGGAAAAAGGCTATGATTTTCCTGAGATTACCAGCTGGATCAGAGCAAGCAAGAAGGATTTCCAATTGGTAAAAGACATTGGACTTAAGGAAACGGGCATTCTGGTCAGCTGTTCGGATTATCATATCTTCTTCAAGATGAAGATGACCAGGCTGGAGGCCATGAACCATTACCTGTCCGTCGTCAGGGAATGCCTGGAGACGGGGATCAGCCCGAGATGCCATCTGGAAGACATCACCAGGGCAGATATCTATGGTTTCGTAATCCCCTTCTGCCTGGAATTGATGAATCTGATGAACGAGTATAAGATTCCCGTGAAGATCCGTGTCTGCGATACGATGGGCTATGGAGTGAATTATCCGGGAGCGGTGATTCCAAGGTCTATCCCGGGAATCATCTACGGACTGAGGATACATGCAGGCGTTCCCAGCGAATTGATCGAATTCCATGGACATAATGACTTTTATAAAGCAGTGAGCAATTCCACGACAGCATGGCTGTACGGAGCATCCGGAATCAATTGCTCCTTGTTCGGCATTGGAGAGCGGACAGGAAACACGCCTCTTGAGGCCATGGTATTTGAATATGCGCAGATAAGAGGAACCCTGGACGGCATGGATACGCGGGTGATCACGGAACTGGCGGAATATTACGAAAAAGAGATTGGATATAAAGTTCCTGCCCAGACACCGTTTGTAGGAAAGAACTTTAATGTGACGAAAGCAGGAATCCATGCGGACGGTCTATTGAAAAATGAAGAAATATATAATATATTTGATACAGATAAGTTCCTGAACCGGCCCCCGATGGTGGCTGTGTCCAATACTTCCGGGCTTGCGGGAATTGCCCACTGGATCAATACCTACTTCAAGCTGCCGGAAGAAAAGGCTGTGGACAAGAATTCCGAACTGGTGAAGAAGGTCAAAGAGTGGGTTGATGCAGAGTACGAGAGCGGCCGCGTGACATCGCTGACGGATGAGGAACTGCTGAAAGTCATTCATGAGACATGCCAGGAATTAGGCATAATCTAA
- a CDS encoding alpha/beta fold hydrolase yields MMDIRLYYEKAGDGEPLILLHGNGEDGTYFKHQMEYFSKDYRVIAIDTRGHGKSPRGEKPFTIRQFAEDLNGFMEEQGMEKAHLLGFSDGGNIALAFALRYPGKVESLILNGANLCPAGVKPSVQIPIALGYKITSFFGRFHHRSRQKAEMLGLMTTQPDLSPRQLKEVKARTLVIVGENDMIKDSHSVLICESLPNARLVRIKGDHFIAAKNPEEFNRAVSRFLRNRDSIV; encoded by the coding sequence ATGATGGATATCAGACTTTATTATGAAAAGGCAGGGGATGGGGAGCCGTTGATATTGCTTCATGGCAATGGAGAAGACGGGACTTATTTCAAGCATCAGATGGAATATTTTTCAAAAGATTACAGAGTCATTGCAATTGATACCAGAGGCCACGGAAAATCGCCGCGAGGAGAGAAGCCTTTTACAATCAGGCAGTTTGCAGAAGATTTGAACGGATTTATGGAAGAACAGGGGATGGAAAAGGCGCATCTCTTGGGATTCAGCGACGGCGGTAATATCGCGCTCGCTTTTGCGCTCAGGTATCCGGGAAAAGTGGAAAGCCTGATTCTTAATGGAGCCAATCTCTGCCCTGCGGGCGTAAAGCCAAGCGTGCAGATTCCGATCGCCCTGGGGTATAAGATCACATCCTTTTTTGGCAGGTTTCATCATAGATCCAGGCAGAAGGCCGAGATGCTGGGGCTTATGACAACCCAGCCTGATCTAAGTCCACGGCAGTTAAAAGAAGTGAAAGCCAGAACCCTGGTGATCGTGGGGGAAAATGATATGATTAAGGACAGCCACTCTGTGCTGATTTGTGAAAGCCTGCCAAATGCCAGGCTTGTAAGAATAAAAGGAGATCATTTTATAGCGGCTAAGAACCCGGAAGAGTTCAACCGGGCAGTCAGCCGCTTTCTAAGAAATCGTGATTCTATTGTTTGA
- a CDS encoding flavodoxin family protein — protein MKILMINGTMRKGSTYQVGKLAIEEIMQEGDQLTELFLPKDMPEFCRGCAACIRESETRCLDYLMYMKRFTRMIDEADLLIFTSPVYVMHVSGAMKALLDHYGYRCMIHRPEASMFGKQAICIVTAAGGGIRSALKDIKDSLLYWGVARIYTLGVKVGTSGFEHMEQAAKDQVTENIRKLALKIHREPAAVKPGLKTKILFYIMRKVVRDGNNPADQKYWEENGWLAKERPWKNKTGQQVEE, from the coding sequence ATGAAGATACTGATGATTAATGGCACGATGAGAAAAGGATCTACTTATCAGGTCGGGAAATTGGCGATTGAAGAGATCATGCAGGAAGGGGACCAGCTCACAGAACTGTTCCTTCCCAAGGATATGCCGGAATTCTGCCGGGGATGCGCTGCCTGCATCCGGGAGAGCGAGACGAGATGCCTGGACTATCTTATGTACATGAAGCGGTTTACCAGAATGATTGACGAGGCGGATCTGCTTATATTTACTTCTCCGGTATATGTGATGCACGTATCCGGCGCGATGAAGGCTCTGCTGGATCATTATGGATACCGGTGCATGATTCACCGCCCGGAGGCATCTATGTTTGGCAAGCAGGCTATCTGCATCGTTACGGCTGCCGGAGGCGGCATAAGGTCTGCGCTTAAAGATATCAAAGACAGCCTGCTGTATTGGGGCGTAGCCAGAATTTACACCCTTGGAGTCAAGGTGGGAACCTCCGGCTTTGAACATATGGAACAGGCGGCAAAGGATCAGGTGACGGAAAATATCCGGAAGCTTGCCCTAAAAATACACAGAGAGCCTGCCGCTGTAAAGCCGGGGCTTAAGACAAAGATTTTATTCTATATCATGCGCAAGGTGGTTCGGGATGGAAACAATCCGGCTGACCAGAAGTATTGGGAAGAAAATGGATGGCTTGCCAAGGAAAGGCCATGGAAGAACAAGACTGGCCAGCAGGTGGAAGAATGA
- a CDS encoding redox-sensing transcriptional repressor Rex, producing the protein MEDRGISQAVIRRLPRYYRYLGELLENGVERISSNDLSKRMKVTASQIRQDLNNFGGFGQQGYGYNVKYLYTEIGKILGLEEDHNIIIIGAGNLGQALANYAAFEKRGFILKGIFDVNPRLEGVSIRGVPIRMMDGLKTFVQENDVEIAVLTIPKDKAIEVANMLVENGVRAIWNFAHTDLNLPEYVIVENVHLSESLMQLSYNISRYNEEHKK; encoded by the coding sequence GTGGAAGATAGAGGGATTTCTCAGGCGGTGATTCGCAGGCTGCCAAGATACTACAGATATTTAGGCGAATTACTTGAAAATGGTGTGGAGCGTATCTCCTCGAATGATTTAAGCAAGCGGATGAAAGTTACTGCATCTCAGATTCGTCAAGATCTTAACAACTTTGGTGGATTCGGGCAACAGGGCTATGGCTACAACGTAAAGTATTTATATACAGAGATAGGCAAGATTCTGGGATTGGAAGAAGACCATAATATTATCATTATCGGAGCAGGTAATCTGGGACAGGCATTGGCCAACTACGCGGCATTTGAAAAGCGTGGATTCATATTGAAAGGAATCTTCGATGTGAATCCGAGACTGGAAGGCGTATCCATCAGAGGCGTGCCGATCCGTATGATGGACGGGCTGAAGACCTTCGTACAGGAGAATGACGTAGAGATTGCCGTGCTGACGATTCCAAAGGACAAAGCAATTGAAGTGGCAAATATGCTGGTGGAGAATGGCGTGCGTGCAATCTGGAACTTTGCGCACACAGACCTGAATCTGCCGGAGTATGTCATTGTGGAAAACGTCCACTTATCAGAAAGTCTTATGCAGCTATCCTACAATATCAGCAGATATAACGAAGAACATAAGAAATAG
- a CDS encoding GntR family transcriptional regulator, giving the protein MEEYHDHSLRGRVFQKIREDILTGVYKEHDELREVSIGEELGVSRTPVREALRQLELEGLVTIVPNKGAYVTGITPQDVHDIYKIRSLLEGLCARWATEHITGRQIEELEEIILLSEFHLRKKSAEQAEQVSELDGKFHKVLYEASNSRILEHVLSDFHKYVQMARMMSVGAKDRAERSIEEHRDILKAIKDKDPDKAEWLANQHIMKVMENLHMEN; this is encoded by the coding sequence ATGGAAGAGTATCATGACCACTCATTGCGTGGAAGAGTATTTCAAAAAATCAGAGAGGATATCCTGACAGGCGTCTACAAAGAGCATGACGAACTGCGGGAAGTAAGTATTGGAGAAGAACTGGGCGTAAGCAGGACTCCGGTCAGAGAAGCACTGCGGCAGCTGGAACTGGAAGGACTGGTGACGATTGTACCGAACAAGGGAGCCTACGTCACGGGAATTACCCCTCAGGATGTGCATGACATCTACAAGATCCGTTCTCTTTTGGAAGGGCTTTGTGCCAGATGGGCGACGGAACACATCACAGGCAGGCAGATCGAAGAACTGGAAGAGATCATTCTTCTGTCAGAATTCCACCTGCGCAAAAAGAGTGCCGAGCAGGCCGAACAGGTGTCGGAACTGGATGGAAAGTTCCATAAAGTCTTGTACGAAGCCTCTAATAGTCGTATACTGGAACACGTATTATCCGATTTCCATAAATATGTCCAGATGGCAAGGATGATGTCCGTAGGGGCCAAAGACAGGGCCGAGCGCTCCATAGAAGAGCACAGGGACATCTTAAAGGCGATCAAGGATAAGGATCCCGATAAGGCAGAGTGGCTGGCAAATCAGCACATCATGAAGGTAATGGAAAATCTTCATATGGAAAACTAA
- a CDS encoding DUF6472 family protein — MKSNCESCAHYEYDEDYECYTCQMNLDEDELYKFVNNTYHDCPYYSYGDEYAVVRHQM; from the coding sequence ATGAAAAGTAATTGCGAGTCCTGCGCTCATTATGAATATGATGAAGACTATGAATGCTACACATGCCAGATGAATCTGGATGAAGACGAACTCTATAAATTTGTGAACAATACATATCATGACTGTCCCTATTACAGTTATGGGGACGAGTATGCAGTTGTCAGGCACCAGATGTAA
- the ftsY gene encoding signal recognition particle-docking protein FtsY yields MAEEQKESMGFFKRLVSGLGKTRDNIVSGIDSIFSGFSHIDDDFYEELEEVLIMGDLGVTATYDILEDLKAKVKEQHIKEPSQCRQLLIDSIKEQMDVGETAYEFEDQTSVVMVIGVNGVGKTTTIGKLAGKLRAQNKKVVLAAADTFRAAAGEQLKEWASRAQADLIGGQEGSDPASVVYDAVAAAKARHADVLLCDTAGRLHNKKNLMEELKKMNRIIDREYPEAFRETLVVLDATTGQNALQQAREFNEVADITGIILTKMDGTAKGGIAVAIQAELGIPVKYIGVGETIEDLQKFDADTFVNALFQTSIE; encoded by the coding sequence ATGGCAGAAGAACAGAAAGAAAGCATGGGTTTTTTCAAGCGCCTGGTGTCTGGCCTCGGAAAGACCAGGGATAATATCGTATCAGGCATCGACAGCATTTTCAGCGGCTTTTCCCATATTGACGATGATTTTTATGAGGAACTGGAAGAAGTGCTGATTATGGGAGATCTGGGAGTTACGGCTACCTATGATATCCTGGAAGACTTGAAGGCTAAGGTAAAAGAACAGCATATTAAAGAGCCATCCCAGTGCAGGCAGCTTTTGATCGACAGCATCAAGGAGCAGATGGATGTAGGAGAGACAGCCTACGAATTTGAAGATCAGACATCCGTAGTGATGGTCATCGGCGTCAATGGCGTGGGCAAGACCACCACCATTGGCAAACTGGCAGGAAAATTGCGGGCGCAGAATAAGAAGGTAGTCCTGGCGGCGGCAGACACCTTCCGCGCCGCTGCGGGAGAACAGTTAAAGGAGTGGGCCAGCCGGGCCCAGGCAGACTTGATCGGAGGACAGGAAGGGTCAGATCCGGCATCCGTAGTCTACGACGCGGTGGCGGCCGCTAAGGCAAGGCATGCGGACGTGCTGCTTTGTGATACGGCGGGACGGCTCCACAATAAGAAGAACCTGATGGAAGAGTTGAAGAAGATGAACCGTATCATTGACCGGGAATATCCGGAGGCCTTCCGGGAGACCCTGGTGGTGCTGGATGCTACCACAGGACAGAATGCCCTGCAGCAGGCCAGGGAATTCAATGAAGTTGCAGATATTACGGGAATCATACTGACGAAGATGGACGGAACGGCCAAAGGAGGAATTGCGGTTGCCATACAGGCGGAACTGGGAATTCCGGTAAAATATATCGGCGTAGGCGAGACCATCGAAGATTTACAGAAATTTGATGCAGACACTTTTGTCAATGCACTTTTTCAGACAAGCATAGAGTAA
- a CDS encoding ABC-F family ATP-binding cassette domain-containing protein — protein MILACHGINKSFGEEVIVADGSFHIEDNEKAALVGPNGAGKSTLLKIIVGELPSDGGDVILTKGKSLGYLAQHQEMMSGNSIYEEVRLAKADIIAMEKQIRTIELELKHLSGDALNSRLETYNRLMAAFERENGYAYESEITGVLKGLGFSESDFKKPVDTLSGGQKTRVSLGKLLLTRPDILLLDEPTNHLDLNSIAWLETYLLNYPGAVLIVSHDRYFLNRVVTKVLEIEQGKLMTYLGNYSEYAQKKEQIRDAQLKEYLNQQQAIKHQEAVIEKLRSFNREKSIRRAESREKMLEKMKPVEKPVEANTEIHLTLEPSCTSGNDVLSVEHLSKSFPSQPLFSDVSFEIKRGEHVAIIGDNGTGKTTLLKILNQVIPADNGTFTLGTNVNVGYYDQEHHVLHMEKSIFDEISDDYPTLTNTEIRNVLAAFLFTGDDVFKRIGDLSGGERGRVSLAKLMLSEANFLILDEPTNHLDIVSKEILERALNDYTGTVLYVSHDRYFINQTATRILDLVNRTFVNYIGNYDYYLEKKDELTAAYAGDPDADAAAAKETVSEAKLSWQEQKEAQAKERKRQNELKKTEERITLLEERDGEIDSLMMQEEIFTNSVKCQELASEKARIAGELEELYQKWEELAE, from the coding sequence ATGATATTAGCATGTCACGGGATCAATAAATCCTTCGGCGAAGAGGTAATCGTGGCCGATGGATCTTTTCATATAGAGGATAATGAGAAGGCTGCCCTGGTGGGTCCAAACGGCGCCGGGAAGTCCACTCTCTTAAAAATAATCGTAGGAGAACTGCCGTCTGACGGCGGGGATGTCATCCTTACTAAGGGTAAAAGCCTGGGCTATCTGGCCCAGCATCAGGAAATGATGAGCGGCAACAGCATATACGAAGAAGTCCGGCTTGCAAAAGCGGATATCATTGCCATGGAAAAGCAGATCCGCACCATTGAACTGGAACTGAAGCATCTAAGCGGCGATGCCCTTAATTCCCGCCTTGAGACGTATAACCGCCTGATGGCGGCTTTCGAGCGCGAGAACGGCTACGCCTACGAAAGTGAGATTACCGGGGTTCTCAAAGGCCTCGGCTTTTCGGAAAGCGACTTTAAGAAGCCAGTGGATACCTTGTCCGGAGGGCAGAAAACCCGGGTTTCTTTAGGAAAACTCCTGCTGACCCGTCCCGATATCCTGTTGTTGGACGAGCCAACCAATCACCTGGATCTGAATTCCATCGCATGGCTTGAGACCTATCTGCTGAACTACCCGGGCGCCGTACTGATCGTGTCCCACGACCGGTATTTCCTGAACCGGGTCGTAACCAAGGTTCTGGAGATTGAGCAGGGAAAACTGATGACCTATCTGGGCAATTACAGCGAATATGCCCAGAAGAAAGAGCAGATCCGGGATGCGCAGCTAAAGGAATACCTGAACCAGCAGCAGGCAATCAAACACCAGGAAGCCGTCATTGAGAAACTCCGCTCTTTCAACCGGGAGAAATCCATCCGGCGGGCAGAAAGCCGGGAAAAGATGCTGGAAAAAATGAAGCCGGTGGAAAAGCCGGTGGAGGCAAACACGGAAATCCACCTGACGCTGGAGCCATCCTGTACCAGCGGCAATGATGTGCTGAGCGTCGAGCACTTAAGCAAGTCCTTTCCTTCCCAGCCCTTGTTCTCGGATGTAAGTTTTGAAATCAAGCGGGGGGAGCACGTTGCCATCATCGGTGATAACGGCACCGGCAAGACAACCCTGCTTAAGATCTTGAACCAGGTCATCCCGGCCGATAACGGCACATTTACCCTGGGCACCAATGTAAATGTGGGATATTATGACCAGGAGCACCATGTCCTTCATATGGAAAAGAGCATATTCGATGAGATTTCCGACGACTATCCTACACTGACCAACACGGAGATACGCAATGTCCTGGCTGCATTTCTATTCACCGGAGACGACGTATTCAAGCGTATCGGCGATCTGAGCGGCGGAGAAAGAGGCCGGGTCTCCCTTGCGAAGCTGATGCTTTCAGAGGCCAACTTCCTGATCCTGGATGAGCCTACCAACCATCTGGACATCGTTTCCAAGGAGATTCTGGAAAGGGCATTGAATGATTATACCGGGACGGTGCTGTACGTGTCCCATGACCGGTATTTTATCAATCAGACTGCCACCAGGATCCTGGATCTTGTCAACCGGACCTTTGTCAATTACATCGGCAATTATGATTATTATCTGGAAAAAAAGGACGAATTGACAGCCGCCTACGCTGGCGACCCTGACGCGGATGCCGCTGCGGCCAAAGAAACTGTATCCGAAGCCAAATTAAGCTGGCAGGAGCAAAAAGAAGCCCAGGCAAAGGAACGCAAGCGCCAGAATGAATTGAAAAAGACAGAGGAGCGCATCACGCTGCTGGAAGAGCGGGACGGCGAGATCGACTCCCTGATGATGCAAGAAGAGATCTTCACCAATTCCGTCAAATGCCAGGAACTGGCCTCAGAAAAGGCCAGGATCGCCGGGGAATTGGAGGAACTCTACCAGAAATGGGAAGAACTTGCGGAATAA
- a CDS encoding NADP-dependent isocitrate dehydrogenase, translating into MAKIKMTTPIVEMDGDEMTRILWKMIKENLLEPFIELNTEYYDLGLEYRNETNDQVTVDAANATKKYKVAVKCATITPNAARMTEYDLKEMWKSPNGTIRAILDGTVFRAPIVVKGIEPCVKNWKKPITIARHAYGDVYKGSEMKIPGAGKVELVYTAEDGTQTKELVHNFTGEGIVQGMHNVSQSIASFARSCFNYALDTKQDLWFATKDTISKKYDHTFKDIFQEIYDAEYDEKFKSAGIVYFYTLIDDAVARVMKSEGGYIWACKNYDGDVMSDMVSSAFGSLAMMTSVLVSPDGYYEYEAAHGTVQRHYYKHLKGEETSTNSVATIFAWTGALRKRGELDGNSELMEFADRLEKATIDTIESGKMTKDLALITTIENPTVLNSEEFIKAIGERL; encoded by the coding sequence ATGGCAAAGATTAAGATGACAACACCAATTGTCGAGATGGACGGCGACGAGATGACCAGGATCCTCTGGAAGATGATAAAAGAGAATCTTCTGGAGCCTTTTATCGAACTGAATACGGAATATTATGATTTGGGACTGGAGTACAGGAATGAGACCAACGATCAGGTTACGGTGGATGCCGCCAATGCGACGAAAAAATACAAGGTCGCGGTAAAATGCGCGACTATTACTCCCAATGCGGCACGCATGACCGAGTATGACCTGAAGGAAATGTGGAAAAGCCCCAACGGCACCATCCGCGCGATCCTGGATGGAACCGTATTCCGCGCGCCAATCGTGGTAAAGGGAATCGAGCCGTGCGTGAAAAACTGGAAGAAGCCGATCACCATTGCCAGACACGCATACGGCGATGTATATAAAGGCTCTGAGATGAAGATCCCGGGGGCCGGCAAGGTAGAACTGGTCTATACGGCTGAGGATGGCACTCAGACGAAGGAACTGGTACATAATTTTACGGGCGAGGGAATCGTGCAGGGAATGCATAATGTGAGCCAGTCCATCGCAAGTTTTGCAAGAAGCTGCTTTAACTATGCCCTGGATACGAAGCAGGATCTGTGGTTTGCGACAAAAGACACGATCTCCAAGAAGTATGACCATACGTTCAAGGACATTTTCCAGGAAATCTATGACGCGGAATATGATGAGAAGTTCAAATCGGCAGGCATCGTATACTTCTATACCCTGATCGACGATGCGGTTGCCCGCGTTATGAAGTCGGAAGGCGGATATATCTGGGCATGCAAGAACTATGACGGGGATGTGATGAGCGACATGGTTTCTTCTGCGTTCGGCTCTCTTGCCATGATGACTTCCGTACTGGTGTCGCCGGACGGCTATTATGAGTACGAGGCTGCTCATGGAACCGTGCAGCGCCATTACTATAAGCATTTGAAGGGCGAGGAGACGTCCACCAACTCTGTGGCTACCATCTTTGCATGGACCGGAGCGCTCAGGAAAAGAGGCGAATTAGACGGTAATTCTGAACTGATGGAATTTGCCGACAGGCTGGAGAAGGCGACCATTGATACCATCGAATCCGGAAAGATGACGAAGGATCTGGCCTTGATCACTACGATTGAGAATCCTACGGTGCTAAATAGCGAGGAGTTTATTAAGGCTATCGGGGAGAGACTTTAA
- the ilvA gene encoding threonine ammonia-lyase yields MLTLDKFEQASEIVKKVTNPTKLVYSEYLSSQSGGKVYLKPENMQYTGAYKVRGAYYKISTMSEEEREKGLITASAGNHAQGVAYAAQKFGCKATIVMPTITPLIKVNRTKSYGADVVLHGDVYDDACAHAIQLAEENGYTFVHPFDDLDIATGQGTIAMEIVQELPTVDYILVPIGGGGLVTGVSTLAKMLNPKIQVIGVEPAAAASMTAAIKAGGPVTLDSANTIADGTAVKRVGETIFPYAQENIDRILTVEDDELIGAFLDMVENHKMIVENSGLLTVAALKQLDLKGKKAVSVLSGGNMDVITMSSIVQHGLIQRDRIFSVSVLLPDKPGELVRVAATIANAQGNVIKLDHNQFVSTNRNAAVELRITMEAFGTEHKHEIMKALEDEGFRPREIGAKLY; encoded by the coding sequence ATGTTAACATTGGACAAATTTGAACAGGCAAGCGAAATCGTAAAAAAGGTAACCAACCCTACAAAACTGGTCTACAGCGAATATTTAAGCAGCCAGTCCGGCGGAAAAGTATACCTGAAGCCAGAGAATATGCAGTATACCGGAGCATACAAGGTGCGCGGCGCATATTACAAGATCAGCACGATGAGCGAGGAAGAACGGGAGAAGGGCCTGATTACCGCATCCGCAGGCAACCATGCCCAGGGCGTGGCATACGCTGCCCAGAAGTTTGGATGCAAGGCGACCATCGTCATGCCGACGATCACGCCTCTGATTAAAGTAAACCGTACTAAGAGTTACGGGGCAGATGTCGTGCTTCATGGCGATGTCTATGATGATGCCTGCGCGCATGCAATCCAGCTGGCAGAGGAGAACGGCTATACATTCGTGCATCCGTTTGACGACCTGGATATCGCGACCGGCCAGGGAACCATCGCTATGGAGATCGTGCAGGAGCTTCCTACGGTGGATTACATACTGGTGCCAATCGGCGGCGGCGGACTTGTAACCGGCGTATCCACCCTGGCAAAGATGCTGAATCCAAAGATCCAGGTGATCGGCGTGGAGCCGGCAGCGGCAGCCAGCATGACGGCGGCCATCAAGGCCGGGGGGCCTGTGACGCTGGATAGCGCCAACACGATCGCAGACGGAACTGCAGTGAAGCGCGTAGGAGAAACCATCTTCCCATACGCCCAGGAGAACATTGACCGTATTCTGACGGTGGAAGATGATGAACTGATCGGCGCTTTCCTTGATATGGTAGAGAACCATAAGATGATCGTAGAGAATTCAGGGCTTCTTACGGTTGCGGCGTTAAAGCAGCTGGATCTGAAGGGAAAGAAGGCAGTGTCCGTACTAAGCGGCGGCAACATGGATGTGATTACCATGTCTTCCATCGTTCAGCATGGCCTGATCCAGAGAGACAGGATCTTCTCCGTATCCGTACTGCTTCCGGATAAGCCGGGCGAACTGGTGAGAGTTGCGGCAACAATAGCCAATGCCCAGGGCAACGTCATCAAGCTGGATCATAACCAGTTTGTAAGTACCAACCGTAATGCGGCTGTGGAACTGCGTATTACGATGGAGGCGTTTGGAACCGAGCATAAGCATGAGATTATGAAAGCGCTGGAAGATGAAGGATTCCGTCCTCGCGAAATCGGCGCTAAGCTTTATTAA
- a CDS encoding helix-turn-helix transcriptional regulator has protein sequence MKNRLEEIRREHGLKQEELADILEVSRQTIGSLENGRYNPSIILAFKIARYFHMNIEDIFIYEEESE, from the coding sequence TTGAAAAACAGGCTGGAAGAAATCCGCAGAGAACACGGGCTTAAGCAGGAAGAACTGGCCGATATCCTGGAAGTCTCCAGGCAGACCATCGGCTCCCTGGAGAACGGACGGTACAATCCTTCCATCATTCTGGCTTTTAAGATCGCCCGGTATTTCCACATGAATATTGAAGATATTTTTATCTATGAGGAGGAATCAGAATGA